A window of Procambarus clarkii isolate CNS0578487 chromosome 69, FALCON_Pclarkii_2.0, whole genome shotgun sequence contains these coding sequences:
- the LOC138355881 gene encoding ribosome-binding protein 1-like, which yields MLQGGVDTLLPQINEVHSLHILQHKVKFSGLRGTENSPVLRYSTRAIQEGHHHETRTIQVQHKSNTGRIQVLHGVIISGSERVRADRSDCNHHLREDGLITQLEVDVIIPNGFDSNVQVWKQQHLQGSSNIFKKAATPSRKQQHLQESSNTFKKAATPSRKQQHLQGSSNTFKKAAIPSRKQQHLQESSNTFKEAATPSRKQQHRQESSNTFKEAATPSRKQQHLQGSSNTFKKAATPSRKQQHLQESSNTFKKAATPSRKQQHLQESSNTFKKAATPSRKQQHLQGSSNTFKEAATPSRKQQHLQESSNTFKKAATPEESLQTSCGVISLRRVCQV from the exons ATGTTGCAAGGTGGTGTTGACACTCTCTTGCCCCAGATAAACGAGGTACACAGCCTCCACATCCTTCAGCATAAG GTAAAATTTTCAGGTCTTCGAGGGACAGAAAATTCACCAGTTTTGAG ATACAGCACAAGAGCAATACAGGAAGGACACCATCATGAAACACGTACAATACAGGTACAGCACAAGAGCAATACAGGAAGGATACAGGTATTACACGGGGTGATAATTAGTGGATCAGAGCGTGTAAGAGCGGACCGGAGCGACTGTAATCACCATCTAAGAGAAGACGGACTAATTACTCAG CTTGAAGTAGATGTGATAATTCCAAATGGATTTGATAGTAACGTTCAGGTGTG GAAGCAGCAACACCTTCAAGGAAGCAGCAACATCTTCAAGAAAGCAGCAACACCGTCAAGAAAGCAGCAACACCTTCAAGAAAGCAGCAACACCTTCAAGAAAGCAGCAACACCTTCAAGAAAGCAGCAACACCTTCAAGGAAGCAGCAACACCTTCAAGAAAGCAGCAATACCTTCAAGAAAGCAGCAACACCTTCAAGAAAGCAGCAACACCTTCAAGGAAGCAGCAACACCTTCAAGAAAGCAGCAACACCGTCAAGAAAGCAGCAACACCTTCAAGGAAGCAGCAACACCTTCAAGAAAGCAGCAACACCTTCAAGGAAGCAGCAACACCTTCAAGAAAGCAGCAACACCTTCAAGAAAGCAGCAACACCTACAAGAAAGCAGCAACACCTTCAAGAAAGCAGCAACACCTTCAAGAAAGCAGCAACACCTTCAAGAAAGCAGCAACACCTTCAAGAAAGCAGCAACACCTTCAAGGAAGCAGCAACACCTTCAAGGAAGCAGCAACACCTTCAAGGAAGCAGCAACACCTTCAAGAAAGCAGCAACACCTTCAAGAAAGCAGCAACACCTTCAAGAAAGCAGCAACACCTGAAGAAAGTTTACAAACGAGTTGTGGAGTTATATCTCTGCGCCGTGTCTGCCAGGTGTGA